A segment of the Lolium perenne isolate Kyuss_39 chromosome 3, Kyuss_2.0, whole genome shotgun sequence genome:
AAAAAATCACTACCAGCATCTAGTACAAAGGACACGTACAGAATATAAAAGTTTGTGTCCGATTTTCCATCACAGGATATGACGAGGATAAAAGACATTTAGCCTGAAATCTAATCTTTTTAGTCTGTTCAGTAGCAAGATCAAAATTTAAAACAAAACTTCACATCAAGTAGGAAAAACTTGATCACCTAACATTTAACATAATATCCGATGGTAAATGTAGAATAATAATGTGGCTGCTAATGCTAGGCATCAGCGATCAGACATCGTACCCAGTGAGGGTAAATCCTCTACCTATGATCTCACCGGTGCAAAGCCATGCATACAACTCAATGCCAAACAACGCAGCAACCCCCAAATCCTCAACCTTCAGGTTCTTTCTGTTTGTCAGCAAGAGCTTTGCGCCATCAACTTCTTTCCAGAAAGACTCATAACGGCCAGGAAGGCTGCAACAAAAGACCTCCGTGAGTAAATGTATCAAACTTGTGACAGGAAATTGCAGCACAATAAATGAAGCACATGTGCTACATTGTCTAGTTatgcatttttttttttggaagaaAATACAACTATGCATTGGAGTTTGttcttcgtttttgtttttgaacCACCTTGCATTGACACATAGGCACAGACATAATGGCCATAGGCAGGTTGGAAACGAACGAATGAAATCAAAACTAATGTTGTCATCTCCTAACTCTGATACTAGTTTAGCAGTTAGCACCTAACCTTAATTAAGAATATCAAATTATGCATTTAAGTTCCTATCCATATAAGGAAGCTCAATATATTACAAACAGTGTTATTCCCAACAGACAAGGCAGCATACAGAGCTATCCTAAAAACAGGAGGGGTGCGATTTCTTAAACTTAAATTAAGCAGATTTCATTCAGCACCAAGGAATCTGACATAATTAATGAATATCCATATGGTAGAAACCGTATGATTGATCAAAaggaaaataatttgaaattaataAAACTGCATTATTCTTGAAGTGGTGTCCGTAAGTAACTCGTAGAAGACAGGATTTACATCTGTTGGAAAAAAGCTCGGTTCCTTAATATTTAGACTGATATAAATCAGCACATAAGTGATAATGATTAGGTGGGCTACAGACCATGCAGTGGTATATCTGCAAGAGGGGGCATCATGGCTGCCCTAACATAAAGGGCTAATAGGATTTGATTAAAAAAGCCTAAAACTGCTATTTGGGTTTTGATTATCGAAACCTTGCTATTGAATATACAAACTAGGAATAATTTACAGTACTCTATTGCAGGGTTCCGTAACAAACTATATACTATGGACGGCTGCACAGCAAACCATCGTTTAGACCCTTTTGCGTTCCCAATGCCCCCTTCTGATCGCTAAACCTTGCTGGCTGCAACAAGGAAAAGCCACGATACGCCACAAGCTGACAAATCGAAACTGGCATACCAAGACTAAACCCACAGCATTGGGCAGCCAGCACTAGCTATGGGAACTAAATCCGAAGCTAGTCGGCACATCAACAGACAGACATCAGGAAACAATCTAAACAGATACAGCAACGACATTGGAGCACAGAGGAGTTGGATGGTATAATGGGTAAGAACAAAGGGCAACAGCAGTAATCGGTCAGGAAGATCGCAGTAGGTACCTGGCGAGGCGGGTGTAGAAGAGCTGCTTGGAGAGCTCCCGGCACTTCTCGACGGTGGGCGGGTCGACGACGTACTGCTTGTTCCTCTCCATGAGCGACCTGTGGTAGGCGGACCCCTGCCTGGCCGCGAACCTCGTCGCCTCGCACGCCTTGGACTGCAGCTGCTTCTGGTACGCGGACCCCTGCTCGGCGGCGAACCTCGTCGCCTCCGACGCCTTGGCCTGCAGCTGCTTCTGGTAGGCGCTCCCCTGCTCCGCCGCCTGCATCGTCGCTTCGAACGCCTTGGACTGCAGCTGCTTCCCGTGCTTGGCCGCGAGCATCGCCGCCTCGAGCGCCTTGGACTGCAGCTGCGCCATCTTCGGCCCGAAAGTTGCCATGGATCTGCCGCGGTTTCACAGGAGCAATGCGGGCGAGAAGATTAGACAAGAGTCCTTTGGTTGGTCTGGGGAATTTGAGGAAGAGAGACGAAGAAGACGGCACGCGCAGGGAGGATTAATAAGGGCTCTTTGGCGGTTCGGCCTACAGGGGAGCAGTTTTGTAGAGCTTTTGGCTTGGAGGGGAGGTTAGGGTTGATTCGCAAAAGCAGAGTCCATTATGTATACGACTGATACTAGGTAATTAGACCATAATAGTTTAGAGACTTCCGGTAATAATAAAACTTGCAACGTCAGGTAATTGGACAGATACAATAACAATCATGTTTAAATCACGGTGACCTAAACATGCACAACAGAAAAACGACATAAATCGAGTCCAACCCAATGATAAGAAGTAAAGTGCTCCATTGCACTTGGGAAAAAAAATCTTACACAACGAAGTCATCAAGGCGTATTACAATATGTAGAGCAAAACCAAGTTACAGCGCACGTCTGTCCATCTCTGGAACAGACATCAGGTACAAGAGTCCAACGCTCATAAGCACAGCCTGGGCAGGCATATAAACCCTCCCAGGCAACAACAGTAAGTTTTGCACATCCGAGCACAACGCCCTTCTTATTTAACATGATGAGCAGGTCGAATCGAAAACAAATATAGCAAGCAAGAACAGTAACAAACAACACTTCACTTGGTCCACCAGTGAAGGAAATCCTTGCGCCTGTTGATCTTCTTTTGGAGCTGGAGAACACCATACAGTAGGGCCTCGGCAGTCGGGGGGCATCCAGGCACGTAGATGTCCACAGGAACAATACGGTCGCATCCACGCACAACTGAGTAGGAGTAGTGATAGTAGCCGCCACCGTTGGCGCAGCTGCCCATAGAGATAACCCATCGAGGCTCAGGCATCTGGTCATAAACCCTGCAGAGAAAGTTACAAATGACAAGACCATTAGAGAAATACGAGCTAGTGAGATTGAATGACATTAACGCAAATCATCTCCGAGTATAAACTGGTACAATAAGATGTCCATGCATTTTTCTAGAGTGCAAACACATCTCTAAAAGAGAGAATGGACAAAAGTATGAAGCAGCCTAAAAGCCTACATACAACACATCATTATAATGCAGTCTTATTCCTTCAGGAAATAACCAAACAGTGCACTTACTAATATAAGCAGCTTTAGCATTTATGCCAGTCAAACATTTTTTATGTTTAGCCATAAATTTCTAACAAAATTACCTATATGAACAATATCAAATTGACTAGATTGGCATGAAATATATTGAATAATATTCCCTCCATCCAAAAATATAAGGCACCCCTTAAATTTCGCTGGTCAACAACTTACAACTTTGACTATGATTAAACTTATAATAAGTTCACAAATTTGGTATAACTACATATGATATGAAAGAGAATTGCAAGACGAATCCAGGGATGCCATTTATACATTCTCATTCCACAAATGTAAGTATATATTAGTGGTCAAAGTTATGCGTCAAAGACCGTGCGAAAAGTTTtgtgccttatattttgggacggagggagtatataattcttttgtttgaagcATGTTTTCTTAGAAGTTATGGTCAAATTGTTACTTACTTTGAAGACTGGCAATGTCCTAAACTACATACAatgtgaatcagagggagtaattCTGAAAGCGTCACAAAAGAGCATCAATAAGCTGCAAAAAAAGTGACAAGAATTGCATTCTGTTCAACTTCCAGTCTTTGGTCTTAAGAAAGTCCTTTGATATGCGCATGTTTTCTAGGTTTTTCTACTACTGTGTGGAGATATAGAACATTATTATGGATATATATTAAGAGCACTGCATTATTACATGAAATAGGACATTGAAACTTAGCAGGATTAACTAACCTATGTGCATGCTGTATCTAACACGGCAGTAATATCCTTCTTCAATTGTACAGATGAGTAACCTGGTAGTCTAAGAGACTTAGACATTGGCTAAGTCTAAAGCTGAAAACAACTAATCTTATGAAATATCTTCAGTCATACAGGGAAGATAGTATTATATTATGGTGTTCGTAACCGACTTCTAGTTTAAGTGAAAATTCTTCTTCACTGTAGCCATGTGATTGGCTAAATCTAAAGCTCAAAACAACCTATCTTATGAAATATGTTCAGCCATACAGGGAAGATAGTTTAAATTATGGTGTTCATTATAGGCTTCTAGTTTAAGTGACAGTCCTTCTTCATTTGTGCAGTTGAGTAACTGGCAGTCTAGGAGCCAAAGACCCAGCCATGGGATTGGCCCAATCTAAAGCTGAAACCAATTTATCTTATGAAATCTCTTCAGCCATACAGGGAAGATACTTAGATAATGGTGTTCTCACAGGCTTCTAGTTTAAGTGATATGACTGCTTGCACTCATGATGTGTTGACGGTATTAAGCACAAGAGATGCTCGACTATATATGGCATTTCTGTGTTTGATCAAATATACTGCTAGCACGAAATGGTATTTATTTTGTGGTAGTTATTCAAATGAAACTACAAAATGGGGAACTGGAAATTCGTAGACTATTAGCGCGTCTAACATTTAGTGGTCCGTTCCATTAGGAAGAGCAATACAAACAGTAAATTCGATGAAAATTTAAGAAGAAGCTTATATCGAATTCAATTTTATGAGTTATCCCTTCCATGATCAATACAACCAGTAAATTCGATGAAAATTTAAGAAGACATTTCTAAGTAATTCAAATGGTTCCTTCTTGGATCCCTTCCGAGATCTAAGCAGGGGCGCCAGCGCCATCAAACAGCCAAATCTGACATACGCATGCGAATCTAAGGAGCAGCAAGAGAGGAGAAAAAAAAATTGGGTACCGACTTGCGTAGTGCGGGCGCCATCTTGTTGGTGAGCGTGCCGGCGACGATCATGCAGTCTGACTGCCGCGGGGACGGGCGGAAGATGACCCCGAAGCGGTCGAAGTCGTATCGCGCGGCGCCGGCGTGCATCATCTCGACGGCGCAGCAGgcgaggccgaaggtcatgggcCAGATCGAGCCGCGGCGCGCCCAGTTCATGAGGTCGTCGACCTTGGAGACGACGAACTCGGCCGCCTTGGAGCCCGCCGCCGGCGGGGGCACGCCCGCGTACGGCGCCGGCGCGGTCGGCGGggcgcccgcggcggcggcggagtaGGACCTCGGCGCGGAGAGCAGGGCCAGGCGCGCCGTGCGCGGGAGCAGCGCCATGGGCGAGGTAGGGTTTGGTTGGGTCGtggagggggaggtgggagcgtgGAGGCGATTTGGGCGTTGGCTTTGTTTCTCCGAGCTCTGTCTCTCTCCGCAGTCGGAAGCGGCTTGTGGTGTGTGGGGGTGCGGTCGGGTCGGGGTTCGTGCCGGGCGCACGCCTGGAGTGTGGATAGCCCAAGCCCAACGCTTCTGGGCTGTGTGGTCCCACGGTTGCGTGTTCAACCAGCTATGGAACTCCCCAGGCCCGGCTCTAGGTTCCGGGCTGCTGATTGATGAATGGGCTGGGATTTTGGGTGCTCGTGTACACC
Coding sequences within it:
- the LOC127343625 gene encoding uncharacterized protein, with protein sequence MALLPRTARLALLSAPRSYSAAAAGAPPTAPAPYAGVPPPAAGSKAAEFVVSKVDDLMNWARRGSIWPMTFGLACCAVEMMHAGAARYDFDRFGVIFRPSPRQSDCMIVAGTLTNKMAPALRKVYDQMPEPRWVISMGSCANGGGYYHYSYSVVRGCDRIVPVDIYVPGCPPTAEALLYGVLQLQKKINRRKDFLHWWTK
- the LOC127338574 gene encoding uncharacterized protein, whose translation is MATFGPKMAQLQSKALEAAMLAAKHGKQLQSKAFEATMQAAEQGSAYQKQLQAKASEATRFAAEQGSAYQKQLQSKACEATRFAARQGSAYHRSLMERNKQYVVDPPTVEKCRELSKQLFYTRLASLPGRYESFWKEVDGAKLLLTNRKNLKVEDLGVAALFGIELYAWLCTGEIIGRGFTLTGYDV